The following are from one region of the Silene latifolia isolate original U9 population chromosome 9, ASM4854445v1, whole genome shotgun sequence genome:
- the LOC141601841 gene encoding protein FAR1-RELATED SEQUENCE 8-like, with protein sequence MLNIFWSDARCRAMYKALGDPSSFDSTFLSNRYQMPFCPFVGVNHHGSTILYAAALISYEDTESFEWVFEKWMECMGRAPTVLLTDQCKAMEGAIKKVLPETKHRLCLWHILQNADKNLKDHPQFPQIDRDLFTLMHESITEEELPDMWDDFMEKYNLRRNKWLMGAWDMRQRWMTIFWKDTFCAGMSSTQRSEETNRFVKTYMSIETGLMQFMKQYEDAIEKKVEDKKVNNSKDIKSPLKWDPMILFEDIFSKVYKNSKFREVKTEVYGCISTNVETLTNSLSFIKRFRATSKVTEAFWKKDRRSFEVSIDTITGEYKCGCKMFAFRDILCRHIIKCLDVLDVKGIPDKYILDRWRKDLVRGYENIRVGYYNPDESERVKRSLDITVKMITLRENRRWELEAEVIATTAKDVIDEKWKVLKEKLPLIEAAEATVGFSSKNLLGTGSFGFVFKRNLDGKTVAVNVLNLERQAASNSFMAECKALRNGCHRKLVSKV encoded by the exons ATGTTGAACATTTTCTGGTCTGATGCACGATGTCGTGCCATGTACAAGGCTTTAGGTGACCCATCGTCGTTCGATAGTACATTCCTAAGCAACAGGTACCAGATGCCTTTCTGTCCATTCGTTGGAGTTAATCATCATGGAAGTACAATATTATATGCAGCGGCTTTAATTTCATACGAAGACACCGAGTCATTCGAGTGGGTGTTTGAGAAGTGGATGGAATGTATGGGGAGAGCTCCGACCGTCTTATTAACTGATCAATGTAAAGCAATGGAGGGGGCAATCAAGAAAGTGTTACCGGAGACTAAACATAGATTATGCCTTTGGCATATTCTTCAAAACGCGGATAAGAATTTAAAAGACCACCCACAATTTCCTCAGATTGACAGAGATTTGTTTACGCTTATGCACGAGAGTATCACGGAGGAGGAACTGCCAGATATGTGGGACGATTTCATGGAAAAATACAACTTGCGACGCAACAAATGGTTGATGGGTGCATGGGATATGAGACAGCGGTGGATGACTATTTTTTGGAAAGACACTTTCTGTGCGGGCATGTCTTCTACTCAGAGGAGTGAAGAAACAAACAGATTTGTTAAAACGTACATGAGCATAGAAACCGGCCTGATGCAGTTCATGAAGCAGTACGAGGATGCCATAGAGAAAAAGGTGGAGGACAAGAAGGTCAATAACTCCAAAGACATTAAGAGCCCACTTAAATGGGATCCCATGATATTATTTGAGGATATCTTTAGTAAGGTCTACAAAAACAGTAAATTCAGAGAGGTGAAAACTGAGGTATATGGTTGTATAAGCACCAACGTCGAAACTCTTACAAATAGTTTGAGTTTCATCAAGAGGTTTAGGGCCACATCAAAAGTGACAGAAGCATTTTGGAAGAAAGATCGAAGAAGTTTTGAAGTGAGTATTGACACAATAACTGGTGAGTATAAATGTGGTTGTAAGATGTTTGCATTTAGAGATATCTTATGTCGCCATATCATTAAGTGTCTTGATGTGTTGGACGTAAAAGGTATCCCAGACAAATACATATTGGATCGCTGGCGTAAGGATTTGGTTAGAGGATACGAAAACATTCGGGTTGGCTATTATAACCCGGATGAGTCAGAACGTGTTAAAAGGTCTCTTGATATAACGGTGAAAATGATTACATTAAGAG AAAATCGTCGATGGGAACTTGAGGCGGAAGTGATAGCGACAACAGCAAAAGATGTGATTGATGAAAAATGGAAGGTATTGAAGGAGAAGTTGCCTCTGATTGAAGCTGCAGAAG CGAcagttgggttttcttccaaaaacCTCCTTGGTACAGGCTCGTTTGGATTCGTATTCAAGAGAAATTTGGATGGAAAAACAGTCGCTGTGAATGTTCTCAACTTGGAACGTCAAGCTGCATCTAACAGTTTCATGGCAGAATGCAAGGCCTTGAGAAATGGTTGTCATCGGAAATTAGTTAGCAAGGTTTAG